From the Spirochaetales bacterium genome, one window contains:
- a CDS encoding glycosyltransferase family 2 protein: protein MKENIKISIVVPVFNEEEVAEESFRRIKAVMEKTGEPYEIIFINDGSRDNTRNIIKGICEKDKTVKLIDFARNFGHQIAISAGMDYALGEAVVVIDADLQDPPELIPQMIEKWREGYDVVYGKRTKRKGESIFKRLTASFFYRFLRSMTSVQIPVDVGDFRLIDRKVCDTMKSIREKNRFVRGLVSWTGFSQTAVEYVREERFAGVTKYPLKKMIRFAMDAITSFSYKPLKLATFLGFLCSVGGFGYLVWVLIEKIFFQATAKGWASMISITIFFNGIILIILGIIGEYIGRIYDESKNRPLYVVKDFSNIEGEDKEKTR from the coding sequence ATGAAAGAAAACATCAAAATATCGATCGTTGTTCCTGTATTCAATGAGGAAGAGGTCGCGGAAGAATCCTTTCGAAGGATAAAAGCCGTTATGGAAAAAACGGGGGAGCCCTACGAGATAATTTTCATCAATGACGGATCGCGCGACAACACACGGAACATCATCAAAGGCATCTGTGAAAAAGACAAAACAGTGAAGCTGATCGATTTCGCGCGAAATTTCGGACACCAGATCGCGATCAGCGCGGGAATGGATTACGCGCTTGGTGAGGCGGTCGTCGTCATCGATGCCGATCTCCAGGATCCGCCTGAACTCATTCCGCAGATGATCGAAAAATGGCGGGAGGGTTATGACGTGGTGTACGGGAAGCGGACAAAACGAAAGGGCGAAAGTATCTTCAAACGGCTGACGGCCTCCTTTTTTTACCGTTTTCTCAGAAGCATGACCTCCGTCCAGATCCCCGTGGATGTCGGTGATTTCAGGCTTATCGACCGCAAGGTGTGCGACACGATGAAATCGATCAGGGAAAAAAACCGGTTTGTACGGGGCCTTGTCAGCTGGACCGGATTTTCACAAACCGCGGTCGAGTACGTACGGGAAGAACGTTTTGCCGGAGTGACGAAATATCCACTGAAAAAAATGATACGCTTTGCCATGGACGCGATCACCTCCTTTTCGTATAAACCGCTGAAACTTGCCACATTTTTGGGTTTTCTCTGTTCCGTCGGGGGATTCGGGTACCTTGTCTGGGTTCTTATCGAGAAAATATTCTTCCAGGCGACGGCAAAGGGATGGGCTTCGATGATCAGTATTACCATTTTTTTCAATGGGATTATACTGATTATTCTCGGTATTATCGGCGAATACATCGGCAGAATATATGATGAATCGAAAAACAGGCCACTCTATGTCGTAAAGGATTTTTCGAATATCGAAGGAGAGGATAAAGAAAAAACAAGATAA